The stretch of DNA GGAGCGAAGATTTGTGTCTCCGCTCCCGTCATTGGCGTGACACAGAGCGCAGTGGCCGGCGAAATGACGTTGAGCTTCTTTCGAAGTTCCGGACTAGGAGCAAAGGGATTTTTTTTCGCTTCCTTGGGAATAAACACCCAACGTATCGTTCGGGCTAGGACGACTTCGGCGCGGGATGGTTTTTCGCGAGCGTTCCAGCCGTGACGAATGGATTCGTACACCCAGCCCGTAAGACAAGGAAAGCGAGGACAAAAAGCCAGCAATGACGTTGGGCAAAGACTCGTTCGGCTACTCTTACATTCAGACAACGTTGAAAGATAAAATGGATCATGAACGGACGGATCAAAGCCGCAAAACGTATCTCCGGTGCTCTGGTAGAGGCCATTCGCACGCTCTAGGGAAGTCATTCCTCAGACGGACGAGATTGGAAACGTATCCTATTGACTATAAGAAATCCTCATGCAGGATACGTGACCATTCTTCTCTTGCCGACCCAAAAAGGTGGATTTTTCCCTCACTCGAACCCTGTCTTCCCACTCGGTGCGCCATGAAAAGGGGATCCCCAGGAGAATCTCTTCCCGCTTGGTCCAGAAGCGCCAACCCCTTACAAACCCAGAAGGTCTACCGCCGGGTTTTCGACAAACTCCTTGACGAGCTTTAAAAAACCAATGGCCTCCCGGCCGTCCACGACTCTATGGTCATAGGTTAAGGCCAAATACATCATGGGTCGGATCTCAACCCGGCCTTCGATAGCCACCGGTCGCTCGATGATCGCGTGCATCCCCAAGATGCCGGACTGAGGAGGGTTGAGAAGCGGCGTAGAAAGCAGGGAGCCAAAAACTCCTCCGTTGGTGACCGTAAATACACCCCCCTCAAGGTCTTCTAGTGACAGCTTGCCCGTTCGAGCTTTCTCGGCGAACCGGTGGATCTCCCGTGCCAATTCGGCGAGTGACAATTGATCCGCATCCCGGATAACGGGAACGACTAGCCCGCGATCCGTCGAAACCGCAACGCCAATATCATAATAGTGATTTTGGACAATCTCTTCTCCCTCGATATAACTGTTGAGCTGGGGTATCGCTTGCAGAGCCCGAACAACGGCACGCACGAAAAAGGGTACCAGTCCCAATTTTACGCCATATCGCTCGAGAAACTGGTCCCGGTAGCGGTTCCGTACAGCCTGGATGGAGCTCATGTCCGCCTCGGCAAACGTCGTTAACTGAGCGGTCTCCGCCTGAGTTCGCACCAGCCGTTCGGCCAGTTTGAGGCGAAGCGGACTCATTTTCCGGCGCGTCACTCTTGGCCGGTGAGCCGGTTTCGGTTCAAACGAAAGCTGGGCCTGGACCTCTGGAGAACTGGGAGGAGAGACCGGAGCCGCCGTGGGCTCCCGGGCAGCAGGGCTTTCTAGTTTTTTCTCTTCCTCCGGCCCCACTTCGGACAGGGGAGGGCTTGGCGGGCCTCCTTCCTCCTCTTCGGGGACCCACTCTTCAATTCTTGCAACTACCTGCCCCGGCTCCACCCGAGAACCTTCAGCGATAAGCGGAATCAAACGGCCGCGTTCTTCCGCATAAACCTCCGTGGTGACTTTGTCGGTCTCCAGTTCGAAAAGAGGCTCACCTACTTCTACCAAGTCACCCCTTTTCTTTAACCATCTCTGCAAAACTCCGTAGGTAACGGATTCACCCACGGATGGAACACGCACGTCACCCGGCATATCATTCGTCCGAAAAACTCAGGGCGCGTCGAACCAGATCCTCTTGCTCGAGCCGGTGGACACCGAGACTGCCGGTGGCCGGACTGGCCGACTCTTCCCTCCCTACATAGAGGATCTCTTGCCCGAGAAGCCGACGCAACCGGCCTTCCATATAGGTCCATGCACCCATATTGCGAGGTTCCTCTTGGCACCAGATAATTCGCTTGGCAGAGTGCCTGCGGAAGACACCAAGAACTTTTTCTTCATGTAGCGGATAGAGCTGCTCGACCCGGACCAGTGCAATTTCATTGCCAATACCATGCTTTTCCCGAAAGGAAGCTAGATCGTAGTATACCTTGCCCGTGCACACAATCACGGTTTTGGCTCCACTGGGCACCCTAGGGTCCGGAAGGATCTCTTGGAAAGAATCCCCTGCCAGCTCTTCGATGGGGGAAGTGCAGCGAGGATCGCGAAGAAGGCTTTTGGGAGTAAGGCAAATCAGGGGCTTTCTTGGCTTTTTTCTAAGGGCTTGTCTTCGCAAAAGATGGTAAAAATTGGCTGGAGTGGTGGGCTGCGCGACAATCAGATTGTCTTCGGCACAGAGTTGCAGGAAGCGCTCGGGCCGAGCACTCGAGTGCTCGGGTCCTTGGCCCTCATAACCGTGAGGAAGCAAAAGAACGATACCGGAGGAGATCCCCCACTTGGACTCCGAGCTTGCAATATATTGATCGACAATCACTTGGGCGCCGTTGACAAAGTCGCCAAACTGCGCCTCCCATAGAACCAGCATCTCAGGGTAATCGAGGGAGTAACCGAAGTCAAAGCCCAGCACCCCGGCTTCGGAAAGGGGGCTATTGTAGACGCAAAAGGTTGCCTGCTCGGGGCTCACATTATTGAGCGGCACGTAAGGTCGCCCTGTTTCGGTGTCGTAAAGGACAGCATGACGCTGGCTAAACGTTCCCCGGCGCGAGTCTTGGCCGGAAAGGCGAACGGGAATCCCCTCGAGAAGAAGACTGCCAAAGGCCAGGGTTTCGGCAAATGCCCAATCCACTGGGATCCGGCCTTCAGCCATTTCCCTCCGGAGGGAGAGCAGATGAAGAATCTTGGGGTTAAACTTCCACCCAGCAGGGACTTCCGTAACGGCAAAGCCGATGCGTTGAAGGGTTTCCAGCGGGACACGGGTGTCGACGGGTTCCAAAAGCTCCGGACATCGCAATGGGGGACGAAGTTCTGCTCGAGGTTGCTTCCGCTTTGCTTCCGCGAGTTCCTTGCCCAACTTCTCTTGAAAGCGTTTTCGAAACTGGGCCACTTCCTCCGGTGCAACCACCCCGTCCTGAAGGAGTTTTTCCTCGAAAAGGCGCGCAACCGGTGGATGTTCTGCCATGACTGCGTAGAGCGTCGGCTGGGTATAGGTGGGCTCATCTCCCTCGCTGTGCCCATGCCGACGGTAGCAGAAAAGGTCGATCACAACGTCCCTACTAAAAGTCTGTCGGTACAAAAGAGCCAGCCGCGTCACATAGACAGCAGCTACTGGATCATCCCCGTTGACATGGAAAATGGGGATCCCCAGCATGCGGGCAACGGCCGTGCAATGATACGTCGAGCGACTTTCCTGAGGTGGAGTCGTAAAGCCAATTTGGTTGTTTACAATGATGTGAAGAGTCCCACCAGTCCGATACCCTTCCAAACGGGAAAGATTGAGCGTTTCCTGGACGATTCCTTGCCCCATAAAGGCTGCGTCCCCATGAATCAATAAGGGCAGGACGCTGCGCCGTTCCACGAGGTCTGCCAAACGTCTCTGCCAGGCGCGAGCCTTCCCTTCGGTCACGGGACACACCGCTTCCAAGTGACTTGGATTGGGCGTCAAATGAATCCCGACTAGCTGACCCCCGGACGTCGGCTTGCGCACGTCGTACCCCAAGTGATAGCGGATGTCTCCATCACCCAGCACCCCTTCCGGAAGGTAGTTTTCGTTAAATTCTTCAAAAAGGATCATATAGTCGACTCCCAGAACATTGGCGACCACATTGAGACGGCCTCGATGAGCCATGCCCATCACAATCTCTTGAATGCCAAGACCGGGACTCGCCTCAATGACTGCATTGAGCATGGCGACCAGTGTTTCGCCCCCTTCCAACGAAAAACGCTTTTGACCGACGAAATGGGTGTGAAGAAAACGCTCAAATTCCTCTGCTGCAATTAAGTCCCAGAGGATTCTTCGCTTTTCCTTGGGATCGACGGACTCGTCCCACAAACGCCCCTCTAGGTGGCGAGCGATCCATTGTCGCTCCCCGAATGCCTGCATGTGCATGTACTCAACAGCGACCGTTCCACAGTAGGTCTCCTCCAGAATCCGGAGGATTTCTCGCAACGTTCTGTCTCCCCCGCCGGCCAGAGATCCGGAATCAAACACCTTGTCTAGGTCTTTTTCCGAAAGACCAAACTCTTCGAGGTTAAGCTCGGGAAGGTAACCGCGATTAAATCCAAGCGGATCTAGCTTGGCAACGTAGTGCCCAAGGGTGCGGTAAGCGTAAATCAGGTCATAGACCCCCGCTTGTTTCCGCAAGTACTCCCGATCCGACTTTTGTTGATCCTCACCAGCCGTTCGCCCGAGTTCAAATCCCTGGAAAAACGACCGCCACGAAGGATCAACCGATTCCGGGTCTTCCTTCCACCGGCGGTAAAATTCTTCCAGCCAAACTGCGTTCTCTAGGGAATAGGACAAAGTCCCGCCATCCGATGGCTCGTCATCCATGGCGATAAGATTTTTTCCGTGCGATGTTGTTGTTGCTAATGAGAAAATTTACCCTAGGCCGTCGGGCTTTCAAGCCAGCTAATCTGCCGGCATTGCCGTCATTGATAGATTTCGCCCCCGGATTCTCGAAACTCCTTCGCTTTTTGGGCCAAGCCCTGGACCACGATCTCGGCCACTTGCCTACCTTGCTTGGCTGCCTCCTCGCGAACTTCCTCGGTGATCCGCATCGCACAGAACTGTGGGCCACACATCGAGCAAAAGTGTGCCACCTTGGCGGCTTCCTGGGGCAGGGACTCGTCGTGGTAACTGCGCGCTAATAGGGGATCCACGCTCAGACGAAATTGATCCTCCCAGCGGAACTCAAACCGGGCTTTACTCAGTGCGTTGTCCCACATTTGAGTCTTCGGGAACCCCTTCGCCAAGTCGGCTGCATGGGCCGCAATCCGATAGGCAATCACGCCATTTTTGACATCCTCCTTGTTCGGCAGACCCAGATGCTCCTTGGGGGTAACGTAGCAAAGCATGGCGCACCCGTGCCACGCGATCAATGCTGCTCCAATGGCACTGGCAATGTGATCATACCCTGGAGCAATATCGGTAACCAGCGGACCTAAAGTATAGAATGGAGCTTCGTGACAATCCCGCAGCTCCAGCTCCATGTTCTCCCGGATCAAGTGCATGGGAATATGACCGGGTCCCTCAATCATCACTTGCACATCGTGGTCCCAGGCAATTTTCGTGAGCTCTCCAAGCGTTTGTAGCTCCGCAAGCTGGGCCCGGTCGTTGGCGTCCGCTATGGATCCAGGGCGCAAACCGTCCCCAAGGGAAATCGCTACGTCGTACTGAGAAAGGATCTCACAGATCTCGTGAAAATGCTTGTAGAGAAAGTTTTCTTGATGATGAGCCAAGCACCACTTGGCCATAATGGAACCCCCGCGGCTGACAATGCCGCATCGCCGCCCGACGGTCCATGGAAGAAAAGCCAGCCGCACCCCGGCATGGATGGTAAAGTAATCGACTCCTTGCTCGGCCTGTTCAATTAAGGTGTCTCGGTAAAGCTCCCACGTCAGTTCCTCCGGTTTTCCTCCCACCTTTTCGACCGCCTGGTAAATGGGCACCGTTCCTACGGGGACCGGACAGTTCCGAAGGATCCATTCGCGGATCTGGTGGATATCCTTCCCTGTAGAAAGATCCATGACCGTGTCCGCACCCCATACAACGGCCCAAATCATTTTTTCGACTTCTTCCCGAATGGAGGAAGCCACGGCGGAGTTGCCGATGTTCGCGTTGACCTTCACTCGGAAGTTTCTCCCAATCAGCATGGGTTCGGATTCCGGGTGGTTGATATTGCAGGGGAGAATGGCGCGACCCCGGGCAATTTCCTGCCTTACAAATTCCGGAGTAATTTCCCGAGGAATGGCAGCACCCCAAGCCTGCCCTGGGTGCTGAAACCAAAGAGAGTCTCGTGCCAGTTCCTCTTGGGGTTGACCGGCCAAACCTAGATTTTCCCGAATGGCGGCAAATTCCATCTCAGGGGTAATGATCCCCCGACGCGCGTAATGGAGCTGAGTAACTCTTCGTCCCGACTTTGCCCGCCGAACCGGATGCTGCCGATGAACGCTGGGCACCTCCCGGTTTGCCCGGGCCTGTTCCATTTCTTTCTGATCGTAATACCCGTTGTCCAGCGGGCTAACCGGTCGCCCTGGAACTCTCTCCGTATCCCCTCGCGCCTCGATCCAGCGGAGGCGAAGAGGCGGGATCCCCTTTTCCGGATCTACCTTCTGAGATGGGTCTGTGTAGGGGCCCGCGGTGTCATAGAGGCGAACTGGCTCATTGGGTGTCTGCGTCCCACGACGATCGCGGGTGGCCGAAAGTTCCACTTCCCGAAAAGGGACGCGTACGTCGGGGTGCAAAACGCCGGACACATACACCTTGCGGGATCCCGGAAAATACTCTAGGAAGGACTCGACCGACGGTTGGGTTGCCCCTGGAGTCTTGTCTTTTGGGTCTCTTCGCGCTGTCATCGCTGTGCCCTCCTCCCTTAAGCTCCTGGTTTGTACGGTCAAAACTCTTTCTGGGATGTTTTCACAAATTTTCTGGGAACCTTGTCCCCTTTTGCAACTTATTGACTAACCTTTCTCGAGAGATACCCAGCCGCTACCTAGCGGATTCCCCGACCTGCGGGGAGGCAAGCCAAACCAATACGGTTGCCTTGCCTGAGGGTGTCTCGTGGGGCGCGGCACCCCAAGGAACACCCGCACCTCGATTCCGCTTCCCTCCGTCGCTGTCCTCCCATACGACTCACCTTCCGATAGGATAATGGTTTGGCCTCACAAGTCTACCTTCTCTTTTGATCCTCCTCGTTTGTCCTTTTCCAACATTCCGGCGACTGATAAGAAGTTGTACCACAAAAGTCCGGCCAAAGCGTCTAGGAGCGATTCTCGAGAAACAAACTCTCCCACGAGTTTTTCCGTTTCGAGTCCTTCCTTGTGAACCTCTTCCGAGTACTCCTTGATCCATTCTCGGATCATGGAACAGGTAACCTCCAAGTGGAACTGCACACCGTAAGCCAGAGTCCCTACCCGAAACGCCTGGTGTTCGCAGGGTGCCCCCCTGGCCAAAAGAATGCCAGGGCCAAGATCGCTAAACGTGTCCCCATGCCATTGGAAAACCGGGAAGCGCTGCGGGAACCCTGAAAAAAGCGGGTCCTCCCTTCCCGCTGGGGTAAGCTCCACCTCAAAAAGACCTATCTCCTTCGCAACACTTCGTGTTACGCGGCCACCCGCGGCTTTCGCCAAAAGCTGTCCCCCTAAACAAACCCCCAAAACCGGAATTCCCAACGCGATCGCCTTTTTTAGCCAAACGGTCTCCTCTCGCAGCCAAGGATACCGCGCTTCCTCATCCACATTCATGGGTCCCCCTAAAACCAGAACGGCTCCCACCTGCCAGAGGTGGGGCAAGGGTTCCCCTTGGTCTACGGCTACCTGCCGGACGGGAACACCCCAGCGGATCGCATAGTCCAGAAACCTTCCCGGCCCTTCACAAGCAATGTGCTGAAAAATAACCAAAGAACCTTTGCCCATACAGGTTCCATCCCCTGGTTGGATGATAACCCCTTAGCCAGGGCCGAACCGATCGTTCCCATCGACCCGGTTGCCGATCCAGCCCCCTACCTTTAGGGGCACCTTGAAGGACTGCACCTTTCAAGCCCATCCCGGTCCACCATTCCTTGTCCCTAGAACCGATTCGCGTATCTCCCGGGCAACGCTTTTTCCACGCACGCATACGCTGCGTGATTGTGAATACTTTCCATATTCTCGGCTTCTACTCGGTACCATGTAACCCGTGGGTGTTGATTCAATCTCACAGCGACATTACGCACCATATCTTCAACAAACACCGGGTGGTCGTAGGCATGCTCCGTTACGTATTTCTCGTCCGGCCGTTTCAAGAGCGAATATACTTGAGATGACGCGCTTGCTTCCACAATCTCAATGATCTCCTCAATCCACACGGTCTCCACAAAACGCGTAGCCACCGTCACATAACCTCTCTGATTGTGTGCGCCCCGGTCACTAATGGCTTTCGAGCAGGGGCAAAGTGTGGTTACTGGTACTGTCACCATCATTACCAAGTCAACATCAAGCCCGTGCGCTGAAGCCTCAAACCGAACCGTGTAGTCTACAAGGCCCTTTGCCCCGGTTACGGGAGCCTTTTTTTCGACAAAATAGGGAAATTCTAATGAGATATGAGCCACTTGTGCGTGCAACCTTTCCTGAAGCTGCCGTAAAATGGGCGTGATATTGGTCACATGAATGAGCCGGCCATGGGCATTCAAAATCTCAAGAAACCGACTCATGTGCGTCCCTTTATAGTGATGGGGCAAATCCACCGTCATACAAACCGTGGCAACCGTATGCTGGGACGCAAATCTTCGGTCCCGAACTTCGATGGGATACCGCAATCCCTTGACCCCTACCCGGTCAATCGGAATTCTCCGGAAATCGGTTTGACTTTGGCAGTCTGCCAGCGTGACGTGATGGTTCCTCATCGCTCCAGAAAAAGCTTGTTGTATTGTAGGGCTCTTTGGACCTTGAAGCAAATGTTGGATGAGCACTCGCTCCCATTGGAAGAAACAAGGTATCTCCAAAAATTGGCTTGCCCCTTTGGCGTTTCTTTTTGGGGCACGGCCAAAGAAAAGCGAACCAAACGATGTCCTTACGGCGATGGACCCATGCGGGGATGGGCGGCCGTCGATTGCAGTAAGAGACGGGAGCGGGATCTAGGTTTACCCTAACTACCGCGGCGCTCAAGCGAATCGACTTATGGCCCCTTGGCGTCAAAGTATGACGGGAGGAGGGGATCGGATCGACCGGGAGCCGCTCATTGGAGGATCCTTTCCTACGAATTTTTGCCCGAAAGTGAAACGGGGGAATGTGTTGGACGTTCCAAAACGGGATGGAAACGACCATGGGAGTATTGTTTCGGGCATGGACTGGAAGCTTGTCCGGAAAAGGAGGACTCCGAAAAGCAAGGGGGTTTGCAACGGCTGGCGGATTTACGGGAAGGTTAACCTGCGATCGGGTGTGCGATCGGATTAGGTCCAAGGCTTGGTCTTCGCCGTCGCCGGGAGAGCCCCCAGGTGGGAAAGGCCCGGGGAGGGGATGTGGGCGCTCATTCTTGGAAGGCAGTCGAGTAAACACACGGGTCATCCCGGTGTTCTTATTCGGTAAGGAGCAAATTTCGGAAAGAGCTCTGTGTATTTTCTCTATTTTACGCAATGGTGCTGCAGAAGAGAGGAAGATCTGGGAAAAACTACCCCACGTAACGCCTCCGGTTTGTGGGGAGGCGAGTTTTCCCGTGGGCTTATGATCATGGGTAAGCTTGGAAAAGAATGACAAAGGAATTGGGCCAGTAAAAGAGGCAGTGATTGAGAGGATCAAGAGAAGATAGGCTTGGCAACTTCCTTTTTTGAGAGGGAGAAGGTTTTCGCGGTAGCGGAGGACGCGGTGGAGGAAGGGGGCTCCCAATCGCCCAAAAGAGGTACGGAACGGGAAGAGAGGGTAGGGGAAAAGCGTGCGGTAGCCCAAGAGAACCTCTACCAGAGAGAGACCAATCCTAAAACATCACCGAATATCCTTTAGTTTTCACTCCTTCACTCAAGAAGCGGGCAATGGGAGGAGCCCGGTTTGGTGGCGCCTCAAAGAGAGGAACATGTCGCTCGCCCACGGGGGACGGTAAGCTATGGGAAGGGCAGCTGGCCCGGCCCGAGGGCGGTGGATGGCGGTAGCCCACACGAGAATAACGGCGTCCGTTTTAGGTTTGAGGCCACGAGGACCCAGCCGCTTTCGGCTTCAAGTCGTCCCGTTTCGACTCGAGCTAGAGGCCTTGATTTACCCGCCCAATTTCCCTACTGTGCTAGTAGTTAAAAGCATAAACCTTGAGGGCAGATAGCTCAACGGTAGAGCAGGTGCCTTTTAAGCACTCGGTTGGGGGTTCGAATCCCTCTCTGCCCATAACTCTTTTTGTTTTGTTTTTTTTAGGGAAACGTTTCCCCTCATTCTCATTGGCCCTTAGGCCAGCACGGCAACCCCAAAGGAAACGGTAATTTTGGCCTGTACGTTTCTGACGGTGGCTCTAGGGTTGATTCCCGATATTCCCGAGGCTCTCTTGCCGCTGGATAGCCTTTTTCCAAAATTCTGCGTACAGACCTCCTCGCCGCAAAAGGTCCTCTCCCTGGCCCTCTTCGACAATTCTCCCTTCTTTGAGCACATAGATCCAATCCATGTCGTGGACCAGAGCGAGCCGGTGGGTTACAAGCACAGTGGTTCGATCCTTTTGCAACTGGCGCAAGGTCAACAGAAGCTCTCTTTCCGTATGGGGATCCAAGGCGCTTGTGGGCTCGTCCAGGAGCAGGATCGGAGCGTCACGTAAAAAAGCCCGGGCTAGTCCGATTCTCTGGCGTTCACCCCCACTTAGAGCTGTGCCTCGCTCCCCTATTTGCGTCCGGTATCCATAGGGCAGGCGCAGAATAAAGGGCTCAGCCTGCGCCCACCGGGCCGCAGCACGCACTTCTTCCGGGGAAGCTCCTAAGTGACCGCAGGCGATATTTTCTTCGACCGTGCCAGTGAAAAGGGTTGTCTCTTGAAGGACGAAAGCGAGCTGGTTGCGCAGCGATCGTTTCTTGACGGATCGAAGGTCGATTCCATCTAGCAGGATGGATCCTTCCTGAGGATCGTAAAAGCGTGCTATAAGCGCCAAGATGGTGGTCTTGCCCGCACCTGACGGTCCCACAATACCGACTCGTGTTTTTGCGGGGATTTCTAAATGGATGTGGTTCAAAACGGGACAATCGGGCTCATAAGCGAAAGTAACATCACGAAACTCGATCCGCCCTAGAACCCTAGGCAAACAATGCGCATCTTTTCGATCGGGAACCGGGTCGGGGATATCCATTACTTCAAATACCCGGCCTAGACCCGCGCTTGCTCCTTCCAAGGCCCAGGCCGTGTACCCCATCTCCTCCAGAGGCCGATAAAGAAGGCCCACATAGCTAAGGAACACCCAAAGGTCGCCGACTGTGACCCGATGCTCCAGGACCTCCCGCGCGCCCAGGAACAAAAGCAGGGCCGTCCCGAAAGAGGTAATCCCGTCAAGCACCAAGTTGGAAAGAGAACTCGTGAGAAGCATGGAGGTATGGGTTTTTTGGCTTTGCTCGGCGTGTTGTCGAAAAAGCTCTAGCCGATATTGATCGAGGTTGTACGCCTGCACAACGGGAAGGGCATGGAGAACTTCCGTGGTCTCTGAAAGGAGTTGGGTTTCCCTTCGATGGAATTTCTCCGTCTCCCTGCGGATTCTTTCTGCAAAATACCTCACCGCGGCGGCTAGGGGAGGGACGATACCAAGCGCAACCCATGCTAATCGTTGATTTAAACGAAAAAGGAGGGCCAGAGCGCCTACGAGAGTCAGGAACGACGTGAGTACGGTCACGATCCCGCGCTGGAGGACCGTTTGAATGGCTTGGGTGTCGTAGACAACCCGATAGATTAAATCGCCCGTAGGTCGACTCCGGTGGAAGGGGAGGGAAAGTTCTTGGAGGCGGGAGAAAAGCTCGATCCTCAGGCGCACCAAAGCTTGCAGGGCACTCTGGAGGAAATAGCGATCGGCCATCATCTTGGCCCATGCACCCAAAAAGGCAGAGGTCACGAGCAGAAGGCTAGCTCCTGCAATTGCCTCCCAGCGGGAAAAAGAGGCGCCCGCGATGACAATGCGTGAAAACGAGCCCGGATCTTTCAGCACCCAGTCAATCGCCCATTTAACCGGCCAGGGACGAAACAACTGGGTTCCAAGCGAAAGAAAAAGAAAAACGCTCCCCACAACCGTGCCGAAGAGACAGGCCCGCAGGTAGCCGATAGCGCGAAGGTAGTTCTTCATCCAAGGGAAAAGGATGTGCTAGCTTGTGATGACCAAGAAGCAAATGTAGCAATCTTCTTTTTTTCTTCACGCTAACCCAGGCACGCTAAGCGAAGCGCCAGCCCAGTCCAGTTCCGGCGAAGACGAGGCTCTCGGGGCCCTCCGGAAAAGGGGGTCACGAGAGAGAATGGGGAACAGAAGAAGACCTTTACTCCCGAACGATCAGGGAAGAAAGGAGGTGGCAGTTTCTTTTCCATTGACAATCTATGCCGGTGGTACCCTAGCCTTTTGGGTGGTTCATTAATTTTTTTACATTCACACCGAGTGGTGAGGCAGTGGTTCCGGAAGACATCAAACTCATCCAACGAAGCTGGATTAAGGTAGTGGAACGGTCCAACGAAGCCGGTCGGCTTTTCTACAAGCGTCTTTTTGAAGTTCGGCCGGAAGTCCGATCCCTTTTCAAAAGAGAGATTGAGGAACAGGGACGAAAGCTCATGGACGTTCTTAACTGGGTAGTGGTCAATCTTCCCGACACTTCCGCGGTCTTAGAAGCCGCTCGAGCGTTAGCACGCCGCCATGTGGACTATGGTGTTCAAGAGGAGCACTACGAGCTTGTGGGGAAAACGCTCTTGTGGACCCTTCGCTCCGTGATTGGCGCGGAATGGACTCCGGAAGTAGAGGAAGCCTGGAGCCGAGCCTATGATGTTTTGGCGCAGACCATGGTTGAAGAACACCGCAAGGTAACCAGTGGTCGCCATGTGGAGCAAGAGCTCTTCCAGATCCTTTCGAGCGTTGCCTCCGGGCAGCCGGGAATTGTTGGAGCTGCGGTTGCCACTGAGGATGGGCTCACCGTGGTGTATACAGGATCTCAGAATCGTTCCGATCAACTGTCCCTTGCTGTCACAACCATGCGAGCACTCGGGAAGAAGATGTGTGCGAGTTTCGAAGCGGGAACCGTGCAAGAGATCAGCGTGACCGGACGTGAGCTCCAACTTTTCGTTCGAGCAGCTGGCCCAAAAGCCGCTGTAGGAATGGCCTTTCCCTCGGGAGCGTCGGAAGGTTTGGCGCATCTTTTAACGAGAATCGCGGCGGAAAAGGTCGAGAAGATTCTTGGCCGTCTCCCTTAGCCAAGCTCTTATCCTTAGAACCACTCTTTTCCTTATCCTTTTGTAACAAAGGGTGGTTGTAGGTAAATTCCGTCCTTTGGTAAAAAAAGACCCAGGGGGGCTAAAAGGCTCTCTTTTTGAAGCGTTTGACCCTGCCCAGTTTCTTTTTCAATCCGGTGCCTTAAAGGTAAAAAAACTCCCATCGTCCTC from Candidatus Methylacidithermus pantelleriae encodes:
- a CDS encoding ABC transporter ATP-binding protein — translated: MKNYLRAIGYLRACLFGTVVGSVFLFLSLGTQLFRPWPVKWAIDWVLKDPGSFSRIVIAGASFSRWEAIAGASLLLVTSAFLGAWAKMMADRYFLQSALQALVRLRIELFSRLQELSLPFHRSRPTGDLIYRVVYDTQAIQTVLQRGIVTVLTSFLTLVGALALLFRLNQRLAWVALGIVPPLAAAVRYFAERIRRETEKFHRRETQLLSETTEVLHALPVVQAYNLDQYRLELFRQHAEQSQKTHTSMLLTSSLSNLVLDGITSFGTALLLFLGAREVLEHRVTVGDLWVFLSYVGLLYRPLEEMGYTAWALEGASAGLGRVFEVMDIPDPVPDRKDAHCLPRVLGRIEFRDVTFAYEPDCPVLNHIHLEIPAKTRVGIVGPSGAGKTTILALIARFYDPQEGSILLDGIDLRSVKKRSLRNQLAFVLQETTLFTGTVEENIACGHLGASPEEVRAAARWAQAEPFILRLPYGYRTQIGERGTALSGGERQRIGLARAFLRDAPILLLDEPTSALDPHTERELLLTLRQLQKDRTTVLVTHRLALVHDMDWIYVLKEGRIVEEGQGEDLLRRGGLYAEFWKKAIQRQESLGNIGNQP
- a CDS encoding globin domain-containing protein, giving the protein MVPEDIKLIQRSWIKVVERSNEAGRLFYKRLFEVRPEVRSLFKREIEEQGRKLMDVLNWVVVNLPDTSAVLEAARALARRHVDYGVQEEHYELVGKTLLWTLRSVIGAEWTPEVEEAWSRAYDVLAQTMVEEHRKVTSGRHVEQELFQILSSVASGQPGIVGAAVATEDGLTVVYTGSQNRSDQLSLAVTTMRALGKKMCASFEAGTVQEISVTGRELQLFVRAAGPKAAVGMAFPSGASEGLAHLLTRIAAEKVEKILGRLP